From the Montipora capricornis isolate CH-2021 chromosome 2, ASM3666992v2, whole genome shotgun sequence genome, one window contains:
- the LOC138038912 gene encoding uncharacterized protein → METEEYFRYDSWLRFLLSQDFPQDFHQQESRQCRDSIDFLPILKKPKAEIFDLPHEDQENERDWPVIRKNIGPCAPSRLLPNLEKSSKAQIIQDTKVKVHFLGLKKGYEKVQSRVNRQSRQRLTDSKVRIAVTADAQITQVNVYVERAPMAAALSGDTTGRVPLKVKMGAQVANKQNLSVDLDSVYMSSQGTPVYKLSTVDADRRNRFRLVVTAYFIDGRGCRSFVSPTFLLRSRRPERKTSC, encoded by the exons ATGGAAACGGAAGAATATTTTCGCTACGATTCTTGGTTAAGGTTTCTTTTGTCGCAGGATTTTCCTCAAGATTTCCATCAACAAG AATCAAGACAATGCAGGGACTCGATAGACTTTCTACCAATTCTGAAGAAACCAAAAGCAGAGATATTTGACTTGCCACATGAAGACCAAGAAAACGAGAGAGACTGGCCTGTCATTAGGAAGAATATTGGTCCTTGCGCACCGTCACGTCTGTTGCCAAACCTGGAAAAATCATCCAAGGCGCAAATAATTCAAGACACAAAGGTTAAAGTTCATTTTCTTGGGTTAAAAAAG GGGTATGAAAAAGTGCAAAGTCGTGTGAACCGACAGTCGAGGCAACGGCTAACGGATAGTAAAGTTCGCATAGCGGTTACAGCTGATGCCCAGATCACTCAGGTGAACGTGTATGTGGAGAGAGCACCAATGGCAGCTGCTTTGAGTGGTGACACTACGGGCAGAGTACCCCTGAAGGTTAAAATGGGGGCTCAAGTGGCCAACAAG CAAAATTTATCGGTGGATCTCGATTCAGTTTACATGTCCTCTCAAGGAACACCAGTTTACAAGCTTTCCACAGTGGATGCAGACAGGCGAAACAGATTTCGTCTAGTGGTCACCGCTTATTTCATCGATGGGAGGGGATGTAGGTCTTTCGTGAGTCCAACTTTTCTGTTACGCAGCCGCAGACCAGAAAGAAAGACGTCCTGTTAG